A window of the Pirellulales bacterium genome harbors these coding sequences:
- the proC gene encoding pyrroline-5-carboxylate reductase: protein MAEPRFGFIGAGRMATALARGFLSAGLATAERIVASDPYPTAREQFATETGGRIADSNREVAAAADVIFLAVKPQQMSQVLAELRGHAKREHLVISIAAGVPLAALAGGLGDAPRLVRVMPNTPCLVGSGASGYCLAPNATAEDAALVDKLLGAVGIARRVDESLLDAVTGLSGSGPAFVYVLIEALSDGGVKMGLPRDVALALAAQTVRGAAEMVLATGEHPGALKDAVTSPGGTTIAGLAALEAAGARAAMIAAVEAATRRSTELGALSKSKSV, encoded by the coding sequence ATGGCAGAACCTCGGTTTGGATTCATCGGCGCCGGCCGCATGGCCACGGCGCTGGCCCGAGGCTTCCTCTCAGCCGGCCTGGCCACGGCCGAACGCATCGTGGCGAGCGATCCTTACCCTACTGCCCGCGAACAATTCGCAACCGAAACGGGTGGGCGCATCGCCGATAGCAACCGCGAAGTGGCCGCGGCCGCCGACGTAATCTTCCTGGCCGTCAAGCCACAGCAGATGTCGCAGGTGCTGGCCGAATTGCGCGGCCACGCGAAACGCGAACATCTCGTCATCTCGATCGCCGCCGGCGTTCCGCTGGCCGCGCTTGCAGGGGGGCTTGGTGACGCGCCGCGCCTGGTGCGCGTGATGCCCAATACGCCCTGCCTGGTCGGCAGCGGAGCCAGTGGTTACTGCCTTGCCCCGAATGCTACCGCCGAGGACGCCGCGCTCGTCGATAAACTGCTCGGCGCCGTGGGCATTGCTCGGCGGGTCGACGAATCGTTGCTGGATGCCGTGACCGGCCTGTCCGGTTCGGGACCCGCGTTCGTATACGTCTTGATCGAGGCGCTCAGCGACGGCGGCGTGAAAATGGGACTGCCGCGCGACGTCGCACTGGCCTTGGCCGCGCAAACGGTTCGCGGCGCCGCGGAAATGGTGCTGGCCACCGGCGAGCATCCGGGAGCGCTCAAAGATGCCGTCACCAGTCCCGGCGGCACCACGATTGCCGGCCTGGCGGCGCTCGAAGCGGCCGGCGCGCGGGCTGCCATGATCGCGGCCGTCGAGGCGGCAACGCGGCGCAGCACGGAGTTGGGGGCCCTGTCAAAATCGAAGAGCGTGTGA